A genomic window from Cloacibacillus evryensis DSM 19522 includes:
- the kdsB gene encoding 3-deoxy-manno-octulosonate cytidylyltransferase — translation MTQPKFLGVIPARYASTRLPGKPLLEIGGKTMLEHVYRRALASGVFFRVVIATDDHRIYDAAEKIGADVLMTRADHPDGSSRVAEIAAKIDTDYVINIQGDEPMLDPRMLRELAAGLTADAGADSATVCVPITRDEDFNNPNIVKVVRARNGRALYFSRSPIPYPRNDAGCAVWEHLGIYAFTKQFLLKFVALPPTPLMQTESLEQLRILEHGYSMAVIPTKYPSEGPNVNTLEDLEEARRIFAQKKNEEK, via the coding sequence ATGACACAACCAAAATTTCTCGGAGTGATACCGGCGCGCTACGCCTCGACGCGCCTCCCCGGAAAGCCGCTGCTCGAGATCGGCGGCAAGACGATGCTTGAGCACGTCTATCGCCGCGCGCTCGCCTCCGGAGTATTCTTCCGCGTGGTGATCGCGACCGACGACCACCGCATCTACGACGCCGCGGAAAAAATAGGCGCGGACGTGCTCATGACGCGCGCCGACCATCCGGACGGGTCGAGCCGCGTCGCGGAGATCGCCGCGAAGATAGACACCGACTATGTCATAAACATCCAGGGAGACGAACCGATGCTTGATCCGCGCATGCTGCGCGAGCTCGCCGCCGGATTGACCGCCGACGCCGGGGCCGATTCTGCGACCGTATGCGTGCCGATCACGCGGGACGAAGATTTCAATAATCCCAATATCGTAAAGGTGGTACGCGCCCGCAACGGACGCGCGCTCTACTTCAGCCGCTCGCCGATACCGTATCCGCGCAACGATGCAGGCTGCGCCGTCTGGGAGCATCTCGGCATTTACGCCTTCACCAAGCAGTTCCTGCTCAAGTTCGTGGCGCTACCGCCGACGCCGCTGATGCAGACCGAGAGCCTTGAACAGCTGCGGATACTTGAGCACGGCTATTCAATGGCGGTGATCCCGACAAAGTACCCCTCCGAAGGACCCAACGTCAACACGCTCGAGGACCTTGAGGAGGCGCGGCGGATCTTCGCCCAGAAGAAAAACGAAGAAAAATGA